From a single Candidatus Defluviilinea gracilis genomic region:
- a CDS encoding site-specific integrase — translation MPEKIASHLNQNTPLVTAINSWESYLADQGRSPNTIKAFLSDVRLLTTFLPEDVTIGKVTTKELNRYFEWMEKERDVPCSPKTLARRITAVKSLFRWLHKFGALVVDPAEKVAQRSAISPIPTVLTPKEYDEVLLAADRHRRAAKPDARPYALVYLLLSTGIKKSETLGIKLEHLELDSPNGLQVFIKYATPANRYKERKITLPEDWVPAYEEYAAQYKPEDKLFPWSQRRLEYLLEDVSNEAGLNKHLSFDMCRWTCALNDYRAGVEPDAIRQKLGVSKIQWRELFIKLQKLAGNT, via the coding sequence ATGCCTGAGAAAATTGCCTCGCACCTAAACCAGAACACGCCGCTCGTTACCGCGATCAACTCGTGGGAGAGTTACCTCGCTGACCAGGGACGCTCGCCGAACACGATCAAAGCTTTCCTGTCGGATGTGCGCCTGCTCACCACCTTCCTGCCTGAAGACGTTACCATCGGCAAAGTGACCACCAAAGAACTCAACCGCTACTTCGAATGGATGGAAAAAGAGCGCGACGTGCCATGCAGTCCCAAGACGTTGGCGCGGCGCATCACGGCGGTCAAATCGCTGTTTCGCTGGTTGCATAAGTTCGGCGCGTTGGTCGTTGACCCAGCCGAGAAGGTGGCGCAACGCTCTGCCATCAGTCCCATCCCAACTGTGCTGACTCCCAAAGAATACGATGAAGTTCTCCTCGCCGCAGATCGTCACCGCCGCGCCGCGAAGCCCGATGCGCGTCCGTACGCGTTGGTGTATTTGTTATTGTCAACGGGGATCAAAAAGAGCGAGACTCTCGGAATCAAACTCGAGCATCTCGAACTGGATTCGCCCAACGGACTGCAAGTCTTCATCAAATATGCGACCCCCGCGAATCGCTACAAGGAACGGAAGATCACTCTGCCCGAAGACTGGGTTCCCGCCTACGAGGAATATGCCGCCCAGTACAAGCCGGAGGACAAACTCTTTCCGTGGTCGCAACGACGATTGGAATACCTGCTCGAAGACGTCAGCAACGAAGCGGGACTCAACAAGCACCTCTCCTTCGACATGTGCCGCTGGACATGCGCCCTCAACGATTATCGCGCCGGTGTGGAACCGGATGCGATCCGCCAGAAACTTGGCGTGTCGAAGATCCAATGGCGCGAGTTGTTCATTAAGTTGCAAAAACTTGCGGGGAATACCTAA
- a CDS encoding translation initiation factor: MPTNKTVWSSEQGDLRKSPSPSSRGSLPPQQQTIYLHRESAGRGGKAVTLVRNLVLSADEMKSLAKRLKQECGTGGTVKDGVIEIQGEHREKIAGLLMKLGYKVKIAGG; this comes from the coding sequence ATGCCTACCAACAAAACCGTCTGGTCCTCCGAGCAGGGCGACTTGCGAAAATCGCCATCTCCCTCATCGAGAGGGAGTCTTCCCCCTCAGCAACAAACCATCTACCTCCACCGCGAATCGGCGGGACGCGGCGGCAAGGCGGTGACGTTGGTGAGGAATCTTGTGTTATCGGCGGATGAGATGAAGTCGCTGGCGAAGAGGCTCAAGCAGGAGTGCGGCACAGGCGGAACGGTGAAGGACGGGGTGATCGAAATCCAAGGGGAGCATCGCGAGAAGATCGCGGGTTTGCTTATGAAGTTGGGATATAAAGTAAAAATCGCAGGTGGGTAA
- a CDS encoding GNAT family N-acetyltransferase, with protein MTSYTLRHYTSADAPQVVDMLNANRANPRAVVDGAGNIRLIRYVPFSSSKVVVEDEQKNIVGYAYVADKENNFVFETGGGVRPDHWNTGAGSMLIQWAEEEAFKLSANAPKGVRCVLQVNIFESDDEAIRLFEEAGFSNIRTWAHYDIQLKSEHALSGDMKIRSFDLDNDDDWDLVSPVQDAAFMDHWGAYSLPPLESAEPEEENNEDEPVIDPYYSNAQGYCFIAFVGDEAAGGILCNAKLVEFPNTGRVGSVFTNPKFRRKGVGKNLMLSAFNAFYQNGMRRVILDTDAQSFTDSAKFYTSFGMKIYRREFLYEKEICAGEEIRRLSK; from the coding sequence ATGACATCATACACCCTCCGACACTACACCTCCGCCGATGCCCCACAAGTCGTGGATATGTTGAACGCCAACCGCGCCAACCCTCGCGCCGTAGTGGATGGCGCGGGCAATATCCGCTTGATCCGTTATGTTCCATTTTCAAGCAGTAAAGTTGTTGTTGAAGATGAGCAAAAAAATATCGTCGGGTATGCTTATGTCGCAGACAAGGAAAATAACTTCGTCTTTGAAACAGGCGGCGGAGTCCGCCCCGATCATTGGAATACCGGCGCTGGCTCCATGCTGATCCAGTGGGCAGAAGAGGAAGCGTTCAAACTAAGCGCGAACGCCCCAAAGGGAGTCAGATGCGTCTTGCAGGTCAATATCTTTGAATCGGACGATGAAGCCATCCGATTGTTTGAAGAGGCGGGTTTTTCCAATATCCGCACGTGGGCGCATTACGACATTCAACTTAAAAGCGAGCATGCGCTTTCAGGTGACATGAAGATCCGCTCTTTCGATTTAGACAACGATGACGATTGGGATCTGGTCAGCCCCGTGCAAGATGCCGCGTTCATGGATCATTGGGGCGCGTATTCGCTCCCGCCCCTTGAAAGCGCCGAGCCTGAAGAAGAGAACAATGAAGACGAGCCTGTTATCGATCCTTACTATTCCAACGCCCAAGGCTATTGCTTCATTGCTTTTGTTGGCGATGAAGCGGCAGGCGGAATTCTGTGCAATGCAAAACTGGTCGAATTCCCGAATACGGGACGTGTGGGCAGTGTGTTCACCAATCCCAAATTCCGCAGAAAAGGCGTCGGCAAAAACCTGATGCTTTCCGCATTCAATGCCTTTTACCAAAACGGGATGCGGCGCGTCATCCTGGATACCGATGCGCAAAGCTTCACCGACTCAGCCAAGTTTTACACAAGCTTCGGGATGAAAATCTATCGCCGCGAGTTTTTGTATGAAAAAGAAATCTGCGCGGGGGAAGAAATTCGACGGCTAAGCAAATAA
- a CDS encoding carbon-nitrogen hydrolase family protein, whose translation MSNYLYLLIIFALNFIAVGGKWNLPLAAWIVPVFALRFYRNSQRPGLDFALLWLATAIPLIVSWSGATFFPRLGEIGFFLAVAPITLLAVVIDRYFHVRFPASAWALIIYPIAATALDFFQASGSPFGSFGALAYTQRGFPVAMQIASIFGIWGISFVMSLFASVVNHFWGGNASPLSWASAGLLTLILLLSLGRILLPAQPKQTAVIAGFSLPEGTLSQSLNQFKSGDEAGFRQAMDELHAAELNQIRMLAQSGANIVVIQEGGVIGTTDQIETMIANAGMLAKEENIYIVAPTFDIGQTPPVNSVRIIDPNGDVILHHVKYGGNMFEGTLKGDGVLQTVDTPYGKLSAVICWDADFPNIIKQTGAQNVDLLIVPSQDWLGVRDIHANMVAFRAVENGVTIFRQTGQGVSLVSDAYGNVLNQIDTFEEPESEFVGIQNMTVPITSVNTLYPKVGDTLGNMMLLGLLGLFVGMFAARRKNKPVA comes from the coding sequence ATGTCCAACTACCTCTACCTGCTCATCATCTTCGCGCTCAATTTCATTGCCGTCGGCGGCAAATGGAACCTCCCTCTCGCCGCGTGGATCGTCCCCGTCTTCGCCTTGCGCTTCTATCGCAACAGCCAAAGACCAGGGCTCGACTTTGCCCTGCTCTGGCTCGCCACCGCCATCCCGCTTATCGTCTCGTGGAGCGGCGCCACCTTCTTCCCGCGCCTCGGTGAAATCGGCTTCTTCCTTGCCGTCGCGCCCATCACCCTGCTTGCCGTTGTCATCGATCGTTACTTTCACGTTCGCTTCCCCGCCTCCGCATGGGCGCTCATCATCTACCCCATCGCCGCCACCGCGCTCGACTTCTTCCAAGCCAGCGGTAGTCCCTTTGGTTCGTTCGGCGCGCTGGCATACACCCAACGCGGCTTCCCCGTCGCCATGCAGATCGCATCCATCTTTGGGATTTGGGGAATCAGTTTCGTGATGAGTCTATTCGCCAGCGTGGTCAATCATTTTTGGGGAGGAAACGCTTCGCCTCTTTCCTGGGCTTCGGCTGGGCTACTCACCCTCATCCTTCTTCTCAGCCTCGGCCGGATTCTGCTCCCTGCCCAACCCAAGCAGACCGCCGTCATCGCGGGCTTTTCGCTCCCAGAGGGGACTCTGTCCCAGTCGCTGAATCAATTCAAAAGCGGGGATGAAGCGGGTTTTCGTCAAGCCATGGATGAATTGCACGCGGCAGAATTGAATCAGATCCGCATGTTGGCTCAGAGTGGCGCGAACATCGTCGTCATTCAAGAAGGCGGCGTAATTGGCACAACCGACCAGATCGAGACGATGATCGCCAATGCGGGTATGCTCGCCAAAGAAGAAAATATCTATATCGTCGCGCCGACGTTTGACATCGGACAAACCCCGCCTGTGAATTCCGTCCGCATCATTGACCCGAACGGCGACGTGATTTTGCATCACGTCAAATATGGCGGCAATATGTTCGAAGGCACGCTCAAAGGCGACGGCGTTTTGCAGACGGTGGATACACCCTATGGCAAACTCAGCGCGGTGATCTGCTGGGACGCGGACTTCCCGAACATCATCAAACAAACTGGCGCCCAAAATGTGGACCTGCTCATTGTCCCCTCGCAAGACTGGCTCGGCGTGCGCGACATCCACGCGAACATGGTCGCCTTCCGCGCCGTGGAAAATGGCGTCACAATTTTCCGCCAAACAGGGCAGGGCGTTTCGCTGGTCAGCGACGCGTATGGCAACGTGCTCAATCAAATTGACACGTTTGAGGAGCCTGAAAGTGAATTTGTCGGCATCCAAAACATGACCGTGCCGATCACATCCGTCAACACGCTGTACCCGAAGGTCGGCGATACTCTTGGCAATATGATGTTGCTCGGTTTGCTGGGATTGTTTGTTGGGATGTTCGCGGCGCGGCGCAAAAATAAACCAGTGGCATAA
- a CDS encoding response regulator transcription factor, with the protein MIRVMITDDHLIVREGLRLILETADDIEVVGEAVDGAECLELTKKLNPQVILMDLQMPRMDGITAIERLRKDFPAIAIVILTTYNEDDLMIRGLQAGARGYLLKDSSRESLLDTIRAAAKGETLLKPEILARVLAPQTQGKPVSPIQADSTLTERELEVLQSAAKGERNKEIAYQLGITERTVKAHLQSIYQKFGVDSRAAAVAVAAGKGLLGT; encoded by the coding sequence ATGATCCGCGTGATGATCACGGATGACCATCTCATCGTCCGCGAGGGATTGCGATTGATTCTCGAAACAGCCGACGATATCGAAGTCGTTGGCGAGGCGGTGGATGGCGCGGAATGTCTGGAGTTAACGAAAAAACTCAACCCGCAAGTCATCCTCATGGATCTGCAAATGCCGCGCATGGACGGCATCACCGCCATCGAGCGCCTGCGAAAAGATTTTCCCGCAATCGCCATTGTCATCCTCACCACCTACAACGAAGACGATCTAATGATCCGCGGTTTGCAAGCGGGCGCGCGCGGTTATCTGCTCAAAGACTCGAGCCGCGAAAGTTTATTGGATACGATCCGCGCCGCCGCGAAGGGCGAGACGTTGCTCAAGCCGGAGATTCTCGCCCGCGTCCTCGCGCCTCAGACGCAGGGGAAGCCTGTTTCGCCCATCCAAGCCGACTCCACGCTGACAGAGCGCGAACTGGAGGTGTTGCAATCCGCCGCAAAAGGCGAGCGCAACAAAGAGATCGCTTATCAATTGGGAATCACCGAAAGAACGGTCAAGGCGCACTTGCAAAGCATCTACCAAAAATTTGGCGTCGATTCGCGCGCGGCGGCTGTGGCTGTGGCGGCAGGCAAGGGGTTGTTAGGAACGTGA
- a CDS encoding ExeM/NucH family extracellular endonuclease has protein sequence MKRYLPKLFSVSLILALILSGVSTAQVAQAAPRSFSNPTSTIFINEIHYDNAGDDAGESIEVAGPAGTDLTGWDIVLYNGSGGATYDTDALSGTIPNQQGGYGTVFLSYPLNGIQNGAPDGIALVNASDTVIQFLSYEGSFTATNGPANGMTSTDIGVAQSSSTTVGSSLQLTGSGDAYGDFTWASTAAHTFGSPNTGQTFVVAGPTNPSGAGSATPATVAPGDPSLLAVTVTPGTNPASTGLAVSCDLSSIGGSATQAFLDDGLNGDAAAGDNIFSFSATVDGGTSEGVKTLACSITDAELRSGNTSIALTVQEPVAIVINEIHADPDAANGDANGDGTANATQDEFVEIVNNEPASLDISGWTLSDGNSARHTFPAGTVIPASCSIVVFAGGTPAGTFGFSLVQTASAGQLGLNNTGDTVTLNNGAVDVASYTYGAEGGDNQSLTRDPDVTGADPLVKHSIATGSGGSLFSPGKKVDGSQFAGCPAENKIHDVQGNGASSPVAGQTVVIKGIVVGDFQDGASGANGDLNGFHAQEEDADADADPLTSEGIFVFDGSSPAVNVAIGDLVQVVGVVSEFNGLTEITAFTGVTVLSSGNPLPTAATVSLPVSAVTDFEPFEGMRVTFPQALVISEYFNFDRFNEIVLTSERHLTPTAQFEPGSPQVTQAVQDFLLDKITLDDGRSTSNPDPAIHPNGSPFDLSNLFRGGDTLANVTGVMDYSFNIYRIQPTQGASYASVNPRPASPEDVGGSIKVASMNTLNFFLTLDTTNSDTGPGPCGANQNLDCRGADASQPLEFQRQRNKLLAALTGLNADVIGLNELENTPGVSPLGDPTNGIVAGLNATFGPGAYSFIDTGVIGGDAIRVGFVYKTSTVVPVGNFAILDSSVDPRFNDSKSRPALAQTFEEIATGARFTVVINHLKSKGSACADVGDPDLGDGQGNCNQTRKAAAQAIVDWLATDPTNSNDADFLIIGDLNSYDKEDPIDAIKAGSDDTAGTSDDYTDLAFHFQGEDAYSYVFDGQTGYLDYGLANSSLFRQVTGMADWHINSDEADLIDYDTSFKQAAQEAIYAPDAYRSSDHDPVLIGLELDPPFPSASVLDNFNRPGSALGPNWRGSTSAYKIVGNQMVDVRNNGPIYWRNAFGVDQEVFVTLTDVDEDGLEQNLLLKVQGSILPNWGSGVIEVLYDANTNTVTVWTYRPDTLAWYGYSQIPVTFADGDQFGARALSNGLVLIYKNGVEIGAVTLNAGDQAFFNPKGGRIGLWFINAKDAYFDDFGGGTFVP, from the coding sequence TTACGACAATGCCGGCGACGATGCCGGCGAATCGATCGAAGTCGCTGGCCCTGCAGGCACCGACCTGACAGGCTGGGACATTGTCCTTTACAATGGCTCCGGCGGAGCGACTTACGATACCGACGCATTAAGCGGAACGATCCCGAATCAACAAGGCGGCTATGGGACGGTCTTCCTTTCCTACCCGTTGAATGGGATACAAAACGGAGCCCCAGACGGTATCGCGTTGGTCAATGCCAGCGATACGGTTATCCAGTTTCTGAGCTATGAAGGTAGCTTTACCGCAACAAACGGACCCGCCAACGGTATGACCAGCACAGATATTGGAGTCGCCCAGTCGAGTTCGACAACTGTAGGTTCATCTCTACAATTGACCGGCAGTGGCGACGCATACGGTGATTTCACCTGGGCATCTACAGCCGCCCACACGTTTGGAAGCCCCAACACCGGTCAGACATTTGTTGTGGCTGGTCCCACGAATCCATCCGGCGCAGGCTCCGCCACCCCGGCGACCGTGGCGCCAGGCGACCCCAGCCTGCTCGCGGTCACTGTGACGCCCGGCACAAACCCTGCCAGCACAGGCTTGGCGGTGAGTTGCGATCTTTCATCCATCGGCGGGAGCGCCACACAGGCGTTTCTCGATGACGGCTTGAATGGGGATGCCGCCGCCGGCGACAATATCTTCTCATTCTCTGCGACGGTGGACGGCGGCACAAGCGAAGGCGTCAAGACTTTGGCGTGTTCCATTACCGATGCGGAACTGCGCTCAGGAAATACTTCGATCGCATTGACAGTCCAGGAACCTGTCGCCATCGTCATCAATGAAATCCACGCCGACCCGGATGCCGCCAATGGCGATGCGAACGGCGACGGCACAGCCAACGCCACCCAGGATGAATTTGTCGAGATCGTTAACAACGAACCGGCGAGTTTAGACATTAGCGGCTGGACGTTAAGCGATGGCAATAGCGCGCGTCACACTTTCCCTGCCGGCACGGTCATCCCTGCCAGTTGTTCGATCGTCGTGTTCGCGGGCGGCACACCTGCCGGCACATTCGGCTTCAGCCTAGTGCAAACGGCTTCCGCCGGGCAGTTGGGATTGAACAACACCGGCGATACCGTCACGTTGAATAACGGCGCGGTGGATGTGGCAAGTTACACATACGGCGCGGAAGGCGGCGACAATCAATCCCTGACGCGCGACCCAGACGTAACTGGGGCTGACCCGCTTGTCAAACATTCCATCGCTACCGGCTCGGGCGGGTCGTTATTCTCGCCCGGCAAAAAAGTGGATGGCAGTCAGTTTGCCGGATGCCCCGCCGAAAATAAGATCCATGATGTTCAGGGCAACGGCGCCTCCTCCCCAGTGGCTGGGCAGACTGTAGTCATTAAAGGTATCGTCGTTGGCGATTTCCAGGATGGCGCCAGCGGCGCGAACGGCGACCTCAACGGCTTCCACGCGCAAGAAGAGGATGCCGATGCAGACGCCGACCCGCTTACCTCGGAAGGCATCTTTGTCTTCGATGGATCTTCCCCGGCGGTCAATGTGGCGATTGGCGACCTCGTGCAAGTTGTAGGCGTTGTCTCTGAATTCAATGGCTTAACCGAGATTACAGCCTTCACCGGCGTGACAGTGCTAAGCAGTGGCAATCCGCTCCCCACCGCCGCAACCGTATCACTGCCTGTGAGCGCCGTTACAGATTTCGAGCCTTTTGAAGGCATGCGCGTGACCTTCCCGCAGGCGTTGGTGATTTCCGAATACTTTAACTTCGACCGCTTCAACGAGATCGTGTTAACTTCGGAACGCCACCTCACCCCCACCGCCCAATTTGAACCCGGCTCGCCGCAGGTGACGCAAGCCGTGCAAGATTTCCTGCTCGATAAAATCACCCTCGACGATGGGCGCTCGACTTCCAACCCGGACCCAGCCATCCACCCCAACGGAAGCCCGTTCGATCTCTCGAACCTCTTCCGCGGCGGAGATACGCTTGCGAACGTGACCGGCGTCATGGATTACTCGTTCAACATTTACAGAATCCAGCCGACGCAGGGCGCATCGTATGCCTCTGTTAACCCGCGCCCGGCCTCTCCCGAAGATGTTGGCGGCAGTATCAAAGTTGCCTCGATGAACACGCTCAACTTCTTCCTGACGCTCGATACCACGAACAGCGATACCGGACCCGGCCCATGCGGCGCGAATCAAAACCTCGACTGTCGCGGCGCCGACGCCAGCCAGCCGTTGGAATTCCAACGCCAGCGCAATAAACTGCTCGCCGCGCTCACCGGCTTGAACGCCGACGTGATCGGCTTGAACGAATTGGAAAACACCCCCGGCGTCAGCCCGCTCGGCGACCCCACCAACGGGATCGTAGCCGGACTCAACGCAACCTTCGGACCCGGCGCCTATTCCTTCATCGACACTGGCGTCATCGGCGGCGATGCGATCCGCGTGGGCTTCGTCTACAAAACAAGCACGGTTGTACCGGTTGGCAACTTCGCCATCCTCGATTCATCGGTCGACCCGCGCTTCAACGACAGCAAGAGCCGCCCGGCGCTCGCTCAAACCTTCGAAGAGATCGCCACCGGCGCGCGCTTCACGGTTGTCATCAACCACCTCAAATCCAAAGGCTCCGCCTGCGCCGACGTTGGCGACCCGGATCTTGGCGATGGTCAGGGCAACTGCAATCAGACCCGCAAAGCCGCCGCGCAAGCCATTGTGGACTGGCTCGCCACCGACCCGACCAATAGCAACGACGCCGACTTCCTCATCATCGGCGACCTCAACTCGTACGACAAGGAAGACCCCATCGACGCCATCAAGGCTGGCTCAGACGATACCGCCGGCACCAGCGACGATTACACCGACCTTGCCTTCCACTTCCAGGGTGAGGATGCCTACTCGTACGTGTTCGACGGACAAACTGGCTACCTCGATTACGGCTTGGCAAACAGCTCGCTCTTCCGCCAGGTGACCGGCATGGCAGACTGGCACATCAACTCCGATGAAGCCGACCTGATCGACTACGACACGTCCTTCAAACAAGCCGCGCAGGAAGCCATTTACGCGCCGGATGCCTACCGTTCATCGGATCACGACCCGGTTCTTATCGGACTGGAACTTGATCCGCCCTTCCCAAGCGCCTCCGTGCTTGACAATTTCAATCGCCCCGGTTCCGCGCTCGGACCCAACTGGCGCGGCTCCACCAGCGCGTACAAGATCGTCGGCAATCAAATGGTGGACGTGCGCAACAACGGACCGATCTACTGGCGGAACGCTTTCGGCGTGGATCAAGAAGTCTTCGTAACCCTCACCGATGTGGACGAGGACGGGCTCGAACAAAACCTGCTGTTGAAAGTTCAGGGTTCGATCCTGCCCAACTGGGGTTCTGGCGTGATCGAAGTGTTATACGACGCCAACACCAACACAGTCACCGTGTGGACCTACCGCCCCGACACGCTCGCATGGTACGGCTATAGCCAGATCCCCGTCACCTTCGCGGATGGCGATCAGTTCGGCGCGCGCGCTCTCTCCAACGGCTTGGTGCTGATCTACAAGAACGGCGTCGAGATTGGCGCTGTCACCCTCAACGCCGGCGACCAGGCTTTCTTCAACCCCAAAGGCGGCCGCATCGGACTCTGGTTCATCAACGCCAAAGACGCCTACTTCGACGACTTCGGCGGTGGGACTTTCGTCCCGTAA